From Nevskia ramosa DSM 11499, the proteins below share one genomic window:
- a CDS encoding oxidoreductase, which yields MNIAMKKVALVTGASSGIGEATARKLLDAGYRVYAGARRVARMQPLATAGATLLELDVTDDASMLAAIETIKRETGRLDALVNNAGYGSYGSLEDVPLEEGRRQFEVNVFGLARLTQLALPMMRAQGSGRIVNVTSIGGKIGEPFGSWYHATKFAVEGMSDSLRMELHPFGIDVIVIEPGAIKTEWNGIAREGLLKYSGETAYRAGARQHVNMLANADQGSMPSEPEVVAATIVKSILAARPKTRYATGGGARTVLFLRRLLSDRGFDGLMRMFSKQAQKLPRPAEELLKAR from the coding sequence ATGAATATCGCAATGAAGAAAGTGGCACTGGTAACCGGCGCATCCTCGGGCATCGGCGAAGCAACGGCGCGCAAGCTGCTCGACGCCGGGTATCGCGTTTACGCCGGCGCGCGTCGAGTGGCGCGGATGCAACCGCTGGCCACCGCCGGGGCGACCCTGCTGGAACTCGATGTCACCGACGATGCTTCGATGCTCGCCGCGATCGAGACGATCAAACGCGAGACCGGCCGGCTCGATGCGCTGGTCAACAACGCCGGCTATGGCTCCTATGGCTCGCTGGAAGATGTGCCACTGGAGGAAGGCCGCCGCCAGTTCGAGGTCAATGTCTTCGGGCTTGCGCGGCTCACCCAGCTGGCGCTGCCGATGATGCGGGCGCAAGGCAGCGGCCGGATCGTCAACGTCACCTCGATCGGCGGCAAGATCGGCGAACCCTTCGGCAGCTGGTACCACGCCACCAAGTTCGCGGTGGAAGGCATGAGCGATTCGCTGCGGATGGAGTTGCATCCGTTCGGCATCGACGTGATCGTCATCGAGCCGGGTGCGATCAAGACCGAGTGGAACGGCATCGCCCGCGAAGGGCTGCTGAAGTACTCCGGCGAAACTGCTTATCGCGCCGGTGCACGGCAGCACGTCAACATGCTGGCCAACGCCGATCAGGGCAGCATGCCGTCCGAGCCGGAAGTGGTGGCGGCCACGATCGTCAAGTCGATCCTCGCCGCGCGGCCGAAGACGCGCTACGCGACCGGCGGCGGCGCAAGAACCGTGCTGTTCCTGCGCCGCCTGCTCAGCGATCGGGGCTTCGATGGCCTGATGCGGATGTTCTCGAAGCAGGCGCAGAAGCTGCCGCGCCCCGCGGAAGAACTCCTCAAAGCGCGCTGA
- a CDS encoding MerR family transcriptional regulator: MLIAEFAKATGLGRDTVRFYIKRGLLTPQVGVSGTNRYQSFDAQQVERALVIREAQSLGFTLREIGTLSDEYERVGMTLARKAELMRERLAEVDEQAAKLKRLRRYFAAKLEWLEAGAEGEPPAFLKPKDGGRRSACMPISTAKPTERLPAGSTAESKTRRGRSVRS; encoded by the coding sequence ATGCTGATCGCTGAATTCGCCAAGGCCACGGGCTTGGGCCGCGACACCGTCCGCTTCTACATCAAGCGGGGTCTGTTGACGCCTCAGGTCGGCGTCAGCGGCACCAATCGCTACCAGAGTTTCGATGCCCAGCAGGTCGAACGCGCGCTGGTGATCCGGGAAGCGCAGTCGCTGGGTTTCACGCTGCGCGAGATCGGCACGCTGAGCGACGAGTACGAGCGCGTCGGCATGACGCTCGCGCGCAAGGCCGAGCTGATGCGTGAACGTCTTGCCGAGGTCGATGAGCAGGCGGCGAAGCTCAAGCGGCTGCGGCGCTATTTCGCGGCCAAGCTCGAATGGCTGGAAGCCGGTGCGGAAGGTGAGCCGCCTGCGTTCCTCAAGCCGAAGGACGGTGGCAGGCGCAGCGCCTGCATGCCGATTTCGACAGCGAAACCCACGGAGCGCTTGCCAGCAGGTTCCACCGCTGAATCAAAAACGCGGCGGGGTCGTTCGGTTCGGTCCTGA
- a CDS encoding DUF2490 domain-containing protein, translating to MSLMRSPLCLALLLVTLPMLAARAESPIIQQTGWAAWFNNAAINEHFGIVSDVQLRSRDEWAGPRNLLIRPGLSWYVKPGQTLSAGYAYIGTFNRDAEDAVEHRIWQQWVSSYRIERLSVSQRFRLEQRFIGRPGAPDIYSDRFRWFARAQLPLSASNGAFTKGAFLAFQNEAMVNLSGRDALNAPLFDQNRAYIAYGWRLNKTADIEIGYLNQWINGKNRDTVNHVLQVALYTFFR from the coding sequence ATGTCGCTCATGCGCTCCCCGCTCTGCCTTGCGTTGCTGCTGGTCACTCTGCCGATGCTGGCTGCACGCGCCGAAAGCCCGATCATCCAGCAGACCGGCTGGGCGGCCTGGTTCAACAACGCCGCAATCAACGAGCACTTCGGGATCGTGTCCGACGTCCAGCTGCGCAGCAGGGACGAATGGGCCGGCCCGCGCAATCTGCTGATCCGTCCCGGTCTGTCCTGGTACGTGAAACCCGGCCAGACCCTGAGCGCCGGCTATGCGTACATCGGCACCTTCAATCGCGATGCGGAAGACGCCGTCGAGCATCGCATCTGGCAGCAGTGGGTCAGCAGCTATCGCATCGAGCGCCTGAGCGTAAGCCAGCGCTTCCGGCTCGAACAACGCTTCATTGGCCGGCCCGGTGCGCCGGATATCTACTCGGATCGCTTCCGCTGGTTCGCCCGCGCGCAGCTGCCACTGAGCGCCAGCAACGGAGCGTTCACGAAGGGCGCCTTTCTCGCTTTCCAGAACGAAGCGATGGTCAACCTCAGCGGCCGCGATGCGCTGAACGCGCCGCTGTTCGACCAGAACCGCGCCTACATCGCCTACGGCTGGCGCCTGAACAAGACCGCCGACATCGAGATCGGCTACCTGAACCAGTGGATCAACGGCAAGAACCGCGACACCGTGAATCACGTGCTGCAGGTGGCGCTGTACACCTTCTTCCGCTGA
- a CDS encoding DUF3336 domain-containing protein, which translates to MIATMFMNARVNECRKAMRHAEDFATWRDGALAFDEANGFEDWKHEDESPEYDWQLIRERLAQIRQYRDTRQVVKLMRHLRQGLHWNLGNMANPALYSHTYFGTKRLIETYLAEVVDALRFIADGNFPGLTAADKLRFFNETAASFGRSALMLSGGATLGLFHVGVVKALVREGLLPEVISGSSAGSIVASVIGTRAPDELEELLDPDNSYYHFWKPLSAREMWQRGALMDQKQIALGIARNTEDLTFEESYERSGRVVNVTVSPAGSNQPPRLLNYLTTPYLYLREAVLASSAVPLLFPPVQLMTKDDDGSRVPYMPGLRWTDGSLKSDLPGIRLRRLHNVNHFIVSQTNPHVIPFVRGANERTGVIGALREVAYGAMRGGAQSVIGVGKFGVPLSGVRRQLDNASSILDQDYRGNITIVPKVSVWRYAHVTANPKLEAVTRFILEGERATWKRIAMVRNQSMISQTLAACVKQLEIEAQRPPLRKLKVVAKR; encoded by the coding sequence TTGATCGCCACCATGTTCATGAACGCCCGAGTCAACGAATGCCGCAAGGCGATGCGTCATGCCGAAGACTTCGCCACCTGGCGCGACGGCGCCCTGGCTTTCGATGAAGCCAATGGCTTCGAGGACTGGAAGCACGAGGATGAATCGCCGGAGTACGACTGGCAGCTGATTCGCGAACGTCTAGCGCAGATCCGCCAGTACCGGGACACGCGGCAGGTGGTCAAGCTGATGCGCCACCTGCGCCAGGGCCTGCACTGGAACCTCGGCAACATGGCCAATCCGGCGCTGTACAGCCACACCTACTTCGGCACCAAGCGCCTGATCGAAACCTATCTGGCGGAAGTCGTCGACGCTCTGCGCTTCATCGCCGATGGCAATTTCCCGGGCCTGACAGCAGCGGACAAGCTGCGCTTCTTCAACGAGACCGCCGCCTCGTTCGGTCGCTCGGCCTTGATGCTGTCCGGCGGCGCCACGCTGGGCCTGTTCCATGTCGGCGTGGTCAAGGCGCTGGTTCGCGAGGGCCTGCTGCCGGAGGTGATTTCCGGCTCCAGCGCGGGCTCGATCGTCGCTTCGGTGATCGGCACCCGGGCCCCGGATGAACTCGAAGAACTGCTCGATCCGGACAACAGCTACTACCATTTCTGGAAGCCGTTGAGCGCGCGCGAAATGTGGCAGCGCGGCGCGCTGATGGACCAGAAGCAGATTGCCCTCGGCATTGCCCGCAATACCGAAGACCTGACCTTCGAAGAGAGCTACGAGCGCTCCGGCAGAGTCGTCAACGTCACCGTGTCACCGGCCGGCAGCAACCAGCCGCCGCGCCTGCTCAACTACCTGACCACGCCCTACCTGTACCTGCGCGAAGCGGTGCTGGCCTCGAGTGCGGTGCCGCTGCTGTTCCCGCCGGTGCAGCTGATGACCAAGGACGACGACGGCAGCCGCGTGCCCTACATGCCTGGCCTGCGCTGGACCGACGGCTCGCTGAAATCGGATCTGCCCGGCATCCGCCTGCGTCGCCTGCACAACGTCAATCACTTCATCGTCAGCCAGACGAATCCGCACGTGATCCCGTTCGTGCGCGGCGCCAACGAGCGCACCGGCGTGATCGGCGCGCTGCGCGAAGTGGCCTATGGCGCCATGCGTGGCGGCGCGCAATCAGTGATCGGCGTCGGCAAGTTCGGCGTGCCGCTGTCCGGCGTCCGCCGCCAGCTCGACAACGCCTCGTCGATCCTCGATCAGGACTACCGCGGCAACATCACCATCGTGCCGAAGGTATCGGTCTGGCGGTATGCGCACGTCACCGCCAACCCGAAGCTCGAAGCGGTGACCCGCTTCATCCTCGAAGGCGAACGCGCCACCTGGAAACGCATCGCGATGGTCCGCAACCAGTCGATGATTTCGCAGACGCTGGCCGCCTGCGTGAAGCAGCTGGAAATCGAAGCCCAGCGCCCGCCGCTGCGCAAGCTGAAGGTGGTCGCTAAGCGCTGA
- a CDS encoding UDP-glucose dehydrogenase family protein, with protein sequence MNITIFGSGYVGLVTAACFADVGNDVLCVDVDQKKIDGLKQGVIPIYEPGLTELILKNAAEGRLRFTTDAAEGVTHGQYQFIAVGTPPNEDGSADLKYVLEVARTIATHMSEYRIVISKSTVPVGTADKVRAQMKATLAERGVSIEHDVVSNPEFLKEGDAIGDFNKPDRIVVGADNTRAAKAMQALYAPFNRNHDRVIVMDVRSSELTKYAANAMLATKISFMNELANLAENLGADIERVRIGIGADPRIGYHFIYPGAGYGGSCFPKDVKALVKSAADANFDAKILKAVEAVNNRQKTTLHTKLVKHLGSLKGKTIGIWGLAFKPKTDDMREAPSRVLIEAIWADGGTVRAHDPVAMHEVEKIYGKRPDLVLVDSPMEAANGADALVVVTEWRVFQSPNLPRLKQLLKQPIIVDGRNMYDPAWVRGEGFTYDCVGRP encoded by the coding sequence TTGAATATCACCATCTTCGGCTCCGGCTATGTCGGCCTCGTCACTGCGGCCTGCTTTGCCGATGTCGGCAATGACGTGCTCTGTGTCGATGTCGACCAGAAGAAGATCGACGGCCTGAAACAGGGCGTCATCCCGATCTACGAACCGGGGCTGACCGAGCTGATCCTGAAGAATGCCGCCGAAGGCCGGCTGCGCTTTACCACCGATGCCGCCGAAGGTGTTACCCACGGTCAGTACCAGTTCATCGCCGTCGGCACGCCTCCGAACGAAGACGGCTCGGCCGATCTCAAGTACGTGCTCGAAGTGGCCAGGACCATCGCCACGCACATGAGCGAGTACCGCATCGTCATCTCGAAATCGACGGTGCCGGTCGGCACGGCCGACAAGGTGCGGGCGCAGATGAAAGCCACGCTTGCCGAACGCGGCGTGAGCATCGAGCACGACGTGGTCTCGAACCCGGAGTTCCTCAAGGAAGGCGATGCGATCGGCGATTTCAACAAGCCGGACCGCATCGTCGTCGGCGCCGACAACACGCGTGCCGCCAAGGCGATGCAGGCGTTGTATGCGCCGTTCAACCGCAATCACGACCGCGTGATCGTCATGGACGTGCGCTCCAGCGAATTGACCAAGTACGCCGCCAACGCGATGCTGGCGACCAAGATCAGCTTCATGAACGAGCTGGCGAACCTGGCCGAAAACCTCGGTGCCGATATCGAGCGCGTGCGCATCGGCATCGGTGCCGATCCGCGCATCGGCTATCACTTCATCTATCCGGGCGCCGGCTACGGCGGCTCCTGCTTCCCGAAGGATGTGAAGGCGCTGGTCAAGAGCGCTGCCGATGCCAACTTCGACGCCAAGATCCTGAAGGCGGTGGAGGCGGTCAACAACCGTCAGAAGACCACCTTGCACACCAAGCTGGTCAAGCATCTCGGCTCGCTCAAGGGCAAGACCATCGGTATCTGGGGTCTGGCGTTCAAGCCGAAGACCGACGACATGCGCGAAGCGCCGAGCCGCGTGCTGATCGAAGCGATCTGGGCCGACGGCGGCACCGTGCGCGCCCACGATCCGGTGGCGATGCACGAGGTCGAGAAGATCTACGGCAAGCGGCCGGATCTGGTGCTGGTCGATTCGCCGATGGAAGCCGCCAACGGTGCCGATGCGCTGGTGGTGGTCACCGAATGGCGCGTGTTCCAGAGCCCGAACCTGCCGCGGCTGAAGCAGTTGCTGAAGCAGCCGATCATCGTCGACGGCCGCAACATGTACGACCCGGCCTGGGTGCGCGGCGAAGGCTTCACTTACGACTGCGTGGGCCGCCCTTAA
- a CDS encoding flagella synthesis protein FlgN, with the protein MNESNLNLAEVIDAQIHCAENLIAVLDEEHAALAGRSIEALEAACAVKSDAASKLQRLGDRLQILSGPRRSGPEFEAWLIRHPGGDALVRAWRRLTALARHLADANRVNGALLEVREQQVRSALVAMAPEPPSVYGRSGLRPSLPSGRVYSRA; encoded by the coding sequence GTGAATGAATCGAATCTGAATCTCGCTGAAGTCATCGACGCACAGATTCACTGCGCCGAGAATCTGATCGCCGTGCTCGATGAGGAGCACGCCGCCCTCGCCGGCCGTTCGATCGAAGCACTGGAAGCGGCCTGCGCGGTGAAATCGGATGCCGCGTCGAAGCTGCAACGCCTCGGTGATCGCCTGCAGATCCTGTCCGGCCCGCGCCGTTCGGGGCCCGAGTTCGAAGCCTGGCTGATCCGCCATCCCGGTGGCGATGCGCTGGTTCGGGCCTGGCGCCGCCTGACGGCCCTGGCCCGTCATCTCGCCGATGCCAATCGGGTCAACGGGGCCTTGCTGGAAGTACGCGAGCAGCAGGTGCGCAGCGCGCTGGTGGCGATGGCGCCTGAACCGCCGTCGGTCTATGGCCGTAGCGGCCTGCGCCCCAGCCTGCCGTCAGGCCGCGTCTATAGCCGCGCCTGA
- the flgM gene encoding flagellar biosynthesis anti-sigma factor FlgM — protein sequence MTVKIETFPASGARPVASSGPAKSANAIAGESSSGAVSAVSANDRVQLTGDAVNLQQFEKALAAVPRTDAGKVERLRAAVDNGSYQPNPAAIAAKLARFEYAMA from the coding sequence ATGACCGTCAAGATCGAAACTTTCCCTGCCAGCGGTGCACGTCCGGTCGCCAGCAGTGGCCCCGCAAAATCGGCCAATGCGATCGCAGGTGAGAGCAGTAGTGGTGCGGTATCAGCGGTGTCGGCCAACGACCGCGTGCAGCTGACCGGCGATGCCGTGAACCTGCAGCAGTTCGAGAAAGCGCTGGCGGCGGTGCCCCGCACCGATGCCGGCAAGGTTGAACGTCTGCGCGCAGCAGTCGACAACGGCAGCTATCAGCCCAACCCGGCTGCGATTGCCGCGAAGCTCGCGCGTTTCGAGTACGCCATGGCCTGA
- the flgA gene encoding flagellar basal body P-ring formation chaperone FlgA, with protein MIALPSLHLRTIATLLMLATMAVRADDGRIESLDRVRSAAVTFVSVQSPPTAKIEAAALDNRLRLPLCAQPLESSAASPATRGAWNIVITCREAGNPLWQVFVPVKVLDLQAVVVMVRPVMPGQPLTADALRLESRDVATLGYGYFSDVQKAAGQVLRRPVAAGAVLTPDAVSAQKLIKRGALITMIGRSGSLEVRAQGKALGDGGDGERISVENLSSRKVVQGVVKDGGTVEVGL; from the coding sequence ATGATCGCCCTGCCATCGCTACATCTACGCACTATCGCTACCTTGCTGATGCTGGCGACGATGGCGGTGCGCGCCGATGACGGCCGCATCGAATCGCTGGACCGCGTCCGCAGCGCAGCCGTCACCTTCGTCTCGGTGCAATCGCCGCCGACCGCGAAGATCGAAGCCGCAGCGCTCGACAACCGCCTGCGTCTGCCACTGTGCGCGCAGCCGCTGGAAAGCTCGGCCGCCAGCCCGGCGACGCGCGGCGCCTGGAACATCGTCATCACCTGTCGCGAAGCCGGCAATCCGCTCTGGCAGGTGTTCGTGCCGGTCAAGGTGCTCGATCTCCAGGCGGTCGTGGTGATGGTCCGGCCGGTGATGCCCGGCCAGCCGCTGACCGCAGACGCGTTGCGCCTTGAATCACGCGATGTCGCAACCCTCGGCTACGGCTATTTCAGTGACGTGCAGAAGGCTGCCGGCCAGGTGCTGCGCCGCCCGGTTGCCGCCGGTGCAGTGCTGACGCCGGACGCAGTCAGCGCCCAGAAGCTGATCAAGCGCGGCGCGCTGATCACCATGATCGGCCGCAGCGGCTCTCTGGAAGTGCGCGCTCAGGGCAAGGCGCTCGGAGACGGCGGGGATGGCGAACGGATCTCGGTCGAGAACCTGTCGTCGCGCAAGGTCGTGCAGGGTGTGGTCAAGGATGGCGGCACGGTGGAGGTTGGCTTGTAG
- a CDS encoding chemotaxis protein CheV, producing MASGLLESIDRSTQLAGHNRLALLLFRLDERQIFGINVFKVQEVIPKPQLSWLPSSHELVRGVADIRGRMIPVIDLNRAIGQPSDEQAAHVIVTEYNRSIQGFLVRAVERIIHVNVEHVRPPPDGAGEGGYLTAITQYNNELVEIIDVEQVLSDVVGVQASLSEALREEAVSVAHSRRRVLVVDDSRVARNQIEKTLNQLGIECTLVNDGREALQYLQALAARDEPINDSLLMVISDVEMPDMDGYRLTTEIRRDPKMKSLYVMLHTSLSGVFNNAMVERVGANKFIAKFSADELATGVLDRLKAVALETA from the coding sequence ATGGCCTCCGGCTTGCTCGAAAGCATCGACCGCAGCACCCAGCTTGCAGGGCACAACCGCCTTGCCCTGCTGCTGTTCCGGCTCGATGAGCGCCAGATTTTTGGCATCAATGTGTTCAAGGTGCAGGAAGTGATTCCCAAGCCACAGCTGTCCTGGCTGCCGTCGTCGCACGAGCTTGTGCGCGGCGTGGCCGACATCCGCGGTCGGATGATTCCGGTCATCGATCTCAATCGTGCGATCGGCCAGCCGAGCGACGAGCAGGCTGCGCACGTGATCGTCACCGAGTACAACCGCTCGATCCAGGGCTTTCTGGTGCGAGCGGTGGAACGGATCATCCACGTCAATGTCGAGCATGTGCGGCCGCCGCCGGACGGTGCCGGCGAGGGCGGTTATCTGACCGCGATCACGCAATACAACAACGAGCTGGTCGAGATCATCGATGTCGAGCAGGTGTTGTCCGATGTCGTCGGCGTGCAGGCCTCATTGTCCGAAGCGTTGCGCGAGGAAGCAGTGAGCGTCGCCCATTCGCGGCGCCGCGTGCTGGTGGTCGATGACTCCCGCGTTGCCCGCAACCAGATCGAAAAGACGCTGAATCAGCTCGGCATCGAATGCACCCTGGTCAACGACGGTCGCGAAGCGTTGCAGTATCTGCAAGCGCTCGCGGCGCGCGACGAGCCGATCAACGACTCGCTGCTGATGGTGATTTCCGATGTCGAGATGCCGGACATGGACGGCTATCGACTGACGACGGAAATCCGCCGCGATCCGAAGATGAAGTCGCTCTACGTGATGCTGCACACCAGCCTGTCCGGCGTGTTCAACAACGCGATGGTCGAGCGGGTCGGTGCCAACAAGTTCATCGCCAAGTTCAGTGCCGATGAGCTGGCGACCGGGGTGCTGGATCGGCTGAAGGCGGTCGCGCTGGAAACGGCCTGA
- the flgB gene encoding flagellar basal body rod protein FlgB, whose product MANLDPIFGIHAEAMSVQRKRMEVLSANIANADTPGFQARDVDFASTLASVIKSDSQGAPRTLTTDARHIPMNLNPAGDGSRLAYRVPMQPSVDGNTVDVQIEQAKFAEAALHYQASLQFADGRIRGLMTAITGQ is encoded by the coding sequence ATGGCCAACCTGGATCCGATTTTCGGCATACACGCCGAGGCGATGTCCGTGCAGCGCAAGCGCATGGAAGTGCTGTCGGCCAACATCGCCAATGCCGATACGCCGGGTTTCCAGGCGCGCGATGTCGACTTCGCGTCGACGCTTGCATCGGTGATCAAGAGTGACTCGCAGGGCGCGCCACGCACCTTGACGACCGACGCTCGCCATATCCCCATGAACCTCAATCCAGCCGGCGACGGCAGCCGGCTCGCCTACCGCGTGCCGATGCAGCCGAGCGTCGATGGCAACACGGTGGACGTGCAGATCGAGCAGGCGAAGTTCGCCGAGGCTGCCTTGCACTACCAGGCTTCGCTGCAGTTCGCCGATGGCCGCATCCGCGGTCTGATGACGGCGATCACCGGTCAGTAA
- the flgC gene encoding flagellar basal body rod protein FlgC encodes MSSFKIFDIAGSALSAQSLRLNTVASNLANANAISGTAEGAYKSRLPMFKAAMEAGGKDTAGVQVLGVVESQTPADKRYEPGHPLADADGYVYAPNVNVVEEMVNMISASRSYQSSVEVMNTAKELASRTLSLGR; translated from the coding sequence ATGTCCTCTTTCAAGATCTTCGACATCGCAGGCAGTGCGCTCAGCGCCCAGTCGCTGCGCCTCAACACCGTGGCCTCGAACCTCGCCAATGCCAATGCGATCAGCGGCACGGCCGAAGGCGCGTACAAGTCGCGTCTGCCGATGTTCAAGGCGGCGATGGAAGCGGGCGGCAAGGACACGGCGGGCGTGCAGGTACTCGGCGTCGTCGAAAGTCAGACGCCGGCCGACAAGCGCTACGAGCCGGGCCATCCGCTCGCCGATGCCGATGGCTACGTCTATGCGCCGAACGTCAACGTCGTCGAAGAGATGGTCAACATGATTTCGGCTTCGCGCTCCTACCAGTCGAGCGTGGAAGTGATGAACACCGCCAAGGAATTGGCCAGCCGCACCTTGTCGCTCGGCCGCTGA
- a CDS encoding flagellar hook assembly protein FlgD, which produces MTAAVTNNTYSDLGLNLKQTDKKAESLGQADFLRLMTTQLQNQDPLKPLESNEFLGQIAQFSTVSGIQGLQDSFKSLSTSLTSSQSLQAAGLVGHGVLYPSKTGYLDGENGLSGGVDMTSGGQLAVEIVDGSGQVVRRLDYGTQGAGTSYFTWDGKDSAGNTLPSGSYGIRGQVTRNGKTEAATTLAAGLVQSVALGSNGLSLNLAGVGAVAFSDIRQII; this is translated from the coding sequence ATGACCGCCGCCGTCACCAACAACACTTACAGCGATCTCGGCCTGAATCTGAAACAGACCGACAAGAAGGCCGAATCGCTCGGCCAGGCCGACTTTCTCAGGCTGATGACCACGCAGCTGCAGAACCAGGATCCGCTGAAGCCGCTGGAGTCCAACGAATTCCTCGGCCAGATCGCCCAGTTCTCGACCGTCTCCGGCATTCAAGGCCTGCAGGATTCGTTCAAGTCGCTGTCAACCTCGCTGACCTCCAGCCAGTCATTGCAGGCGGCTGGTCTGGTCGGCCACGGTGTGCTGTATCCCTCGAAGACCGGCTATCTCGATGGCGAGAACGGCCTCAGCGGCGGTGTCGACATGACCTCCGGCGGCCAGCTCGCGGTCGAGATCGTCGATGGCAGCGGCCAGGTGGTGCGCCGTCTCGATTACGGCACCCAGGGCGCCGGCACCAGCTACTTCACCTGGGATGGCAAGGATTCCGCCGGCAACACCCTGCCGTCCGGCAGCTACGGCATCCGCGGCCAGGTCACGCGCAACGGCAAGACCGAAGCAGCGACCACGCTCGCGGCCGGCCTGGTGCAGAGCGTGGCGCTGGGCAGCAACGGCCTGAGCCTGAATCTCGCCGGCGTTGGCGCCGTCGCCTTCAGCGACATCCGCCAGATCATCTGA
- the flgE gene encoding flagellar hook protein FlgE: MSFNIALTGLNAASADLSVTANNIANANTTGFKESRAQFADFFLSNAYGVSDTAVGGGVRVGKVSQQFTQGAISVTNNSLDLAVSGTGMFTLSKNGAISYSRAGQFGTDRDGYVVNGSGARLQAYPPVAGGASFDSANLSDIQLSTSDNPPSPTTLLKTGVNLPAEAKVPVTTPFASTDPTSYNNTTSVTVYDSLGTAHPANLFFVKSATPNEWTMHTQIDGNEIGTGQTVTFNADGSLATPANGQIALPSYTTTTGSNPVTMTLDLKNSTQYGNTFSVNSLTQDGYATGRLSGIEVTQEGVVQARFTNGQATPLGQIAMANFANPQGLQQLGDTSWGETFSSGPVIRGTANSSNFGLIQSGALEGSNVDITKQLVNMITSQRSFQANAQMISTTDQITQTIINIR, encoded by the coding sequence ATGTCCTTCAACATTGCACTGACCGGCCTCAACGCTGCGTCTGCGGACCTGAGCGTCACCGCCAACAACATCGCCAACGCCAACACCACCGGCTTCAAGGAATCGCGCGCGCAGTTCGCCGATTTCTTCCTGTCCAACGCCTATGGCGTATCGGACACGGCAGTCGGCGGCGGCGTGCGAGTCGGCAAGGTGTCGCAGCAATTCACTCAGGGCGCGATCAGCGTCACCAACAATTCGCTCGACCTTGCGGTCAGCGGCACCGGCATGTTCACCCTGTCGAAGAACGGCGCGATCAGCTACTCGCGTGCCGGCCAGTTCGGCACCGATCGCGATGGCTATGTCGTCAACGGCTCCGGTGCCCGCCTGCAGGCCTATCCGCCGGTCGCTGGCGGTGCCAGTTTCGATTCGGCGAATCTGAGCGACATCCAGCTGTCGACCTCGGACAATCCGCCGAGCCCGACCACCTTGCTGAAGACCGGCGTCAATCTGCCGGCCGAAGCCAAAGTGCCGGTGACGACGCCGTTCGCGTCGACCGATCCGACCAGCTACAACAACACGACCTCGGTCACCGTCTACGACTCGCTCGGCACCGCGCACCCGGCCAACCTGTTCTTCGTCAAGTCCGCCACGCCGAACGAGTGGACGATGCATACGCAGATCGATGGCAACGAGATCGGCACCGGCCAGACCGTCACGTTCAACGCCGATGGCTCGCTGGCCACGCCTGCCAACGGCCAGATCGCGCTGCCGTCGTACACGACGACCACCGGTTCGAACCCGGTGACGATGACCCTGGACCTGAAAAACAGCACCCAGTACGGCAACACTTTCTCGGTCAACAGCCTGACCCAGGACGGCTATGCAACCGGCCGTCTCAGCGGCATCGAAGTGACCCAGGAAGGTGTCGTGCAGGCGCGCTTCACCAATGGCCAGGCGACGCCGCTGGGCCAGATCGCGATGGCCAACTTCGCCAACCCGCAGGGCCTGCAGCAGCTCGGCGATACCAGCTGGGGCGAAACCTTTTCATCCGGTCCGGTGATTCGTGGCACCGCGAACTCTTCGAACTTCGGCTTGATCCAGAGCGGCGCGCTGGAAGGCTCGAACGTCGACATCACCAAGCAGCTGGTCAACATGATCACCTCGCAGCGCAGCTTCCAGGCGAATGCCCAGATGATCTCGACGACCGACCAGATCACCCAGACGATCATCAACATCCGTTGA